Proteins encoded together in one Hymenobacter monticola window:
- a CDS encoding universal stress protein translates to MQNILVPTDFSAASRHAYLVALQLAGATNGNVVLLHVVAPPKLRLSAPGPENDFSDGDEAPRAGATVSPQLLEAARHRMEAFQQEVPSSDTNVSVAGEVVGSRVGEGILQAIERHGSHLVVMGAHGHSAVRRLFLGSNTERLIRLSHCPVLTVKNELQGEFSVRTILFPSDFNQELPIGSGGLRQVQAAFPEAALHLLHVRKKTKRRLAPPPIQAFAERACLHNVHVAIIQASSPAEGIAQYAKRIGADLVVIPTHARTGLSSFLQTSIAETVATHALPPVLTYHLANLHH, encoded by the coding sequence ATGCAAAATATTCTTGTTCCCACCGACTTTTCGGCGGCATCGCGCCACGCCTATTTGGTGGCCCTGCAACTGGCCGGGGCGACCAACGGAAACGTCGTGCTGCTGCATGTAGTGGCACCGCCCAAATTGCGCTTGTCCGCTCCCGGCCCTGAAAACGACTTTTCGGATGGCGACGAGGCACCAAGAGCCGGAGCCACCGTCAGCCCTCAGCTACTGGAAGCCGCCCGACACCGCATGGAGGCGTTTCAGCAAGAGGTGCCCTCATCGGACACGAATGTTTCCGTGGCGGGCGAGGTGGTTGGCAGCCGCGTTGGGGAGGGCATCCTGCAGGCCATCGAGCGGCATGGCTCGCACTTGGTGGTGATGGGCGCGCACGGGCACAGCGCGGTGCGTCGTTTGTTTTTAGGCTCCAATACCGAACGGCTCATTCGCCTTTCGCATTGCCCCGTGCTCACCGTGAAGAATGAATTGCAGGGAGAGTTTTCAGTTCGCACCATCCTTTTCCCTTCTGATTTTAACCAGGAGCTGCCCATCGGGTCTGGAGGGCTGCGCCAGGTGCAGGCGGCCTTTCCCGAGGCAGCGTTGCATTTGCTGCATGTGCGCAAGAAAACCAAGCGCCGCCTGGCCCCGCCGCCCATTCAGGCCTTTGCCGAGCGCGCCTGCCTGCACAACGTGCACGTTGCCATCATTCAGGCCAGTAGCCCGGCCGAGGGCATCGCCCAGTACGCCAAACGCATCGGCGCTGACTTGGTGGTTATTCCCACCCACGCCCGCACGGGCCTCAGCAGCTTCCTGCAAACCAGCATTGCCGAAACCGTAGCCACGCACGCCCTACCGCCGGTGTTGACGTATCATTTAGCGAACCTACACCACTAG
- a CDS encoding cytochrome P450: protein MQASEKASPETFHLPRLPRWRSLLRSFALAKDPLPVLNDTLAHYGDTVELFIGGVEKSILTRDPGLTQHILQKNNRNYAKSKFTRGFSRYIGHGLLTNDGPDWLRQRRLIQPGFHRQRVAALTGLMQEITSETLAPLVAQAHAANGTATVEVHELMTRLTFRIIARSVFSTNFPEAELDRLARLITEIQAFFVRSIRQPYLKPWFHLRGQFKYHDDLAAELRVLLGGLIAKREADNAQPGATPPDDLLQMLLDVRYEDTGEPMTPERVLDEALILLIAGHETSANALTWLTYLLAHHPQEAAAIRAEMDEVLAARPPAFEDLPRLGKALHAVQETMRRYPPAWMVDRVALADDEYQGLRIPKGTLFSLYFHGLHHDPKYWPEPEQFRPSRFAPGQARPVQANTYVPFGGGPRLCIGMQFALTEMQLVTLELLRLFEIEWVAGQGPVTMQPLITLRPKGDFRVQLRLR from the coding sequence ATGCAAGCATCCGAAAAAGCAAGTCCTGAGACCTTTCACCTGCCGCGGCTGCCGCGCTGGCGCTCCCTGCTGCGCTCCTTCGCGCTGGCCAAAGACCCGCTGCCGGTGCTCAACGACACGCTGGCCCACTACGGCGACACGGTGGAGCTGTTCATCGGCGGCGTGGAGAAAAGCATCCTCACCCGCGACCCGGGCCTGACGCAGCACATCCTGCAGAAAAACAACCGCAACTACGCCAAGTCGAAGTTTACGCGGGGCTTCTCGCGCTACATCGGCCACGGCCTGCTCACCAACGACGGGCCCGACTGGCTGCGGCAGCGCCGGCTCATTCAGCCCGGCTTCCACCGGCAGCGCGTGGCCGCCCTCACCGGTCTGATGCAGGAAATCACCAGCGAAACGCTGGCTCCGCTGGTGGCGCAGGCCCACGCGGCCAACGGCACTGCCACCGTGGAGGTGCACGAGCTGATGACGCGGCTCACCTTCCGCATTATCGCCCGCTCGGTGTTCAGCACCAACTTCCCGGAGGCGGAGCTCGACCGCCTGGCCCGACTCATCACCGAGATTCAGGCGTTTTTCGTGCGCTCCATTCGGCAGCCCTACCTCAAGCCTTGGTTTCACTTACGGGGGCAATTCAAGTACCACGACGACCTGGCTGCCGAGTTGCGCGTGCTGCTGGGTGGCCTCATTGCCAAGCGTGAGGCCGACAACGCCCAGCCCGGCGCCACCCCGCCCGACGACTTGCTGCAGATGCTGCTCGACGTGCGCTATGAAGACACCGGCGAGCCCATGACGCCCGAGCGCGTGCTCGACGAGGCCCTCATTCTGCTCATCGCCGGCCACGAAACCAGCGCCAATGCCCTCACCTGGCTCACCTACCTGCTGGCCCACCACCCGCAGGAAGCCGCTGCCATTCGCGCCGAAATGGACGAGGTGCTGGCCGCCCGCCCGCCCGCCTTCGAAGACCTGCCGCGCCTGGGCAAGGCCCTGCACGCCGTGCAGGAAACCATGCGCCGCTACCCGCCCGCCTGGATGGTGGACCGTGTGGCGCTGGCCGACGACGAGTACCAAGGCTTGCGCATTCCCAAAGGCACGCTGTTTTCGCTCTACTTCCACGGCCTGCACCACGACCCCAAGTACTGGCCCGAGCCCGAGCAGTTCCGCCCCAGCCGCTTTGCCCCAGGCCAGGCGCGCCCGGTGCAGGCCAACACCTACGTGCCCTTTGGCGGCGGGCCGCGCCTGTGCATCGGCATGCAGTTCGCCCTCACCGAAATGCAGCTCGTGACGCTGGAGCTACTGCGGCTGTTCGAGATTGAGTGGGTGGCCGGGCAGGGCCCCGTGACCATGCAACCGCTCATCACGCTCAGGCCAAAAGGGGACTTCCGGGTGCAGCTGCGGCTGCGTTAG
- a CDS encoding carbohydrate kinase family protein yields MPSSPAAQLPTIACFGEILWDVLPTGKQPGGAPFNVAVHLHQLGLPVRFISRVGEDEPGTELVDFVASKGVGTGLIQHDQTHRTGVVNANVDNASEVTYDIVQPVAWDYIEHDAAVEAAVATAAAFVFGSLGARQAGTRETLYRLLESAKLKVFDVNMRPPHYTREVVEHLLGRADMVKMNHHELAELLGWFGAEAEPAAAMPWLAQRFGLQAVCVTCGADGALLWTDNQLYRAPGVTVQVQDTIGSGDSFLAALLKGWLTGQPPGEALRFACATGALVATHRGATPSISEADVAQLLAAQAG; encoded by the coding sequence ATGCCTTCCAGCCCCGCCGCCCAACTTCCCACCATCGCCTGCTTCGGCGAAATCCTCTGGGATGTGCTGCCCACCGGCAAGCAGCCGGGCGGCGCGCCTTTCAACGTGGCCGTGCACCTGCACCAGCTGGGTTTGCCCGTGCGCTTCATCAGCCGCGTGGGCGAGGACGAGCCGGGCACCGAGTTGGTCGATTTCGTGGCGTCGAAGGGCGTGGGCACCGGCCTCATTCAGCACGACCAAACCCACCGTACGGGCGTGGTGAATGCCAACGTAGACAACGCCAGCGAGGTAACCTATGACATTGTGCAGCCCGTGGCCTGGGACTACATCGAGCACGATGCCGCCGTGGAGGCCGCCGTGGCCACCGCCGCCGCCTTCGTATTTGGCAGCCTGGGGGCCCGGCAGGCGGGCACCCGCGAAACGCTCTACCGCCTGCTCGAAAGCGCGAAACTCAAGGTGTTCGACGTAAACATGCGCCCGCCGCACTACACCCGTGAGGTGGTTGAACACCTGCTCGGTCGGGCCGACATGGTGAAAATGAACCACCACGAGCTGGCCGAACTCCTGGGCTGGTTCGGCGCCGAAGCCGAGCCGGCCGCGGCCATGCCCTGGCTGGCCCAGCGCTTCGGCCTGCAAGCCGTGTGCGTCACCTGCGGGGCCGACGGCGCCCTGCTTTGGACAGATAATCAGCTTTACCGCGCGCCCGGCGTGACGGTGCAGGTGCAGGATACCATCGGCAGCGGTGACTCGTTTCTGGCCGCGCTGCTCAAGGGCTGGCTCACCGGCCAGCCGCCCGGCGAGGCCTTGCGGTTTGCCTGCGCCACGGGGGCGCTGGTGGCCACGCACCGGGGCGCCACGCCCAGCATCAGCGAGGCCGACGTAGCGCAGCTGCTGGCGGCGCAAGCGGGGTGA
- a CDS encoding TlpA disulfide reductase family protein — translation MKSTSLSLLAAATLGFSLAGCSSNTSSSETAATGGTSAAAPTLTPGPWRGVLAAQGQEIPFLFEVKTEAGKPVVYLINKGLNGEERLRCEEISSAGDSTTIRMHAFDAALVVRADGANKLKGTWVKYDTKDPYRVPFTATAGAQELFPAAQSTEKTGNFGGTWRATFQDGDDSYPATGVFTQQGNNLTGTFLTTTGDYRYLSGVVSGQKMAVSTFDGSHAFLFTAQNGPKEPVDITKEYAPNTLFGDFYSGKSGHETWTAVPDPKAKLPDADTLTYLKKGESRLNFKFPNVIEGGSISPTDPKYRGKVVVLQVLGSWCPNCMDETNFLAPWYEKNKQRGVEIIGLGYERSGEFAKSAPKLRNMRERFNIGYDVAFAGVSNKDSVAKSMPQLAKFLAFPTTIFLDKKGNVRKIHTGFAGPGTGKYYQEEIAGFEQTVNKLLKE, via the coding sequence ATGAAATCAACTTCCCTTTCCCTGCTGGCTGCGGCCACGCTGGGTTTCAGCCTCGCCGGCTGCTCGTCTAACACTTCTTCCTCCGAAACGGCAGCCACTGGCGGCACTTCCGCCGCTGCCCCGACCCTCACGCCCGGCCCCTGGCGCGGGGTGCTGGCCGCGCAGGGCCAGGAAATTCCATTTTTGTTTGAGGTAAAAACCGAGGCCGGCAAGCCGGTGGTTTACCTGATTAATAAGGGCCTCAACGGCGAGGAACGGCTGCGCTGCGAAGAAATCTCCTCAGCCGGCGACTCCACCACCATCCGCATGCACGCTTTTGATGCCGCGCTGGTGGTGCGCGCCGACGGTGCCAACAAGCTGAAAGGCACCTGGGTGAAGTATGACACCAAGGACCCGTACCGCGTGCCGTTTACGGCCACGGCGGGTGCGCAGGAGCTGTTTCCGGCCGCGCAATCAACCGAAAAGACAGGCAACTTCGGCGGCACCTGGCGGGCCACCTTCCAAGATGGCGACGACAGCTACCCGGCCACGGGCGTGTTCACGCAACAGGGCAATAACCTGACGGGTACGTTCCTTACCACCACCGGCGACTACCGCTACCTCAGCGGCGTGGTGAGCGGGCAGAAAATGGCGGTGAGCACCTTCGATGGTAGCCACGCCTTCCTGTTCACTGCCCAGAACGGCCCGAAAGAACCCGTTGACATCACCAAGGAGTACGCGCCCAATACGTTGTTCGGCGACTTCTATTCCGGCAAGTCGGGCCACGAAACCTGGACGGCCGTGCCCGACCCTAAGGCCAAGCTGCCCGATGCCGACACGCTCACCTACCTCAAAAAGGGCGAAAGCCGGCTGAATTTCAAGTTCCCGAACGTCATCGAAGGCGGCAGCATCTCCCCTACGGACCCCAAGTATCGCGGCAAGGTGGTGGTGCTGCAGGTACTGGGCTCTTGGTGCCCTAACTGCATGGACGAAACCAACTTCCTGGCCCCTTGGTATGAGAAGAACAAGCAGCGCGGCGTAGAAATCATCGGCCTGGGCTACGAGCGCAGCGGCGAGTTCGCCAAGTCGGCTCCCAAGCTGCGCAACATGCGCGAGCGGTTCAACATCGGCTACGATGTTGCCTTTGCCGGCGTGTCGAATAAAGATTCGGTGGCGAAGTCGATGCCGCAACTGGCCAAGTTCCTGGCCTTCCCCACCACCATTTTCCTCGATAAGAAAGGCAACGTGCGCAAGATTCACACGGGCTTCGCCGGGCCGGGCACGGGCAAGTATTACCAGGAAGAAATTGCCGGGTTTGAGCAGACGGTGAACAAGCTGCTGAAGGAATAA
- a CDS encoding polyprenyl synthetase family protein, which translates to MPQQPTFSLDQIQAPIAAEMEEFEYKFRQSMRTKVLLLDKIMGYIVKRKGKQIRPMFVFLTARAARPEPNTGDPLPDASFRGAALIELLHTATLVHDDVVDESNYRRGFFSINALWKNKIAVLVGDYLLSRGLLLSLENDDFDLLKIVSNAVRELSEGELLQIEKARKLDITEDVYFDIIRQKTASLIASCTAVGAASVGADKETIERARLFGEKVGIAFQIKDDLFDYGTAEIGKPVGIDIKEKKMTLPLIYALQHAGWLEKRQVIFNVKNNEGHRDRVQQVIEFVKKSGGLDYAIATMKKYRDDALDILHTFPASPSRTSLEELINYTIEREK; encoded by the coding sequence ATGCCCCAACAACCCACTTTCTCCCTCGACCAGATTCAGGCGCCCATCGCGGCCGAAATGGAAGAGTTTGAATACAAGTTTCGTCAGTCGATGCGCACCAAGGTGCTGTTGCTCGACAAGATAATGGGCTACATCGTGAAGCGCAAGGGCAAGCAGATTCGGCCCATGTTTGTGTTTCTTACCGCCCGTGCCGCCCGCCCCGAGCCCAATACCGGCGACCCGCTGCCCGATGCCTCCTTCCGCGGCGCCGCCCTCATCGAACTGCTGCACACCGCCACCCTGGTGCACGACGACGTGGTGGACGAAAGCAACTACCGCCGTGGCTTCTTTTCCATCAACGCGCTGTGGAAGAACAAGATTGCCGTGCTCGTGGGCGACTACCTGCTCTCGCGCGGCCTGCTGCTTTCGCTCGAAAACGACGACTTCGACCTGCTGAAAATTGTGAGCAACGCCGTGCGCGAGCTGAGCGAAGGCGAGCTGCTGCAAATCGAAAAAGCCCGCAAGCTCGACATCACCGAGGACGTTTATTTCGACATCATCCGGCAGAAAACCGCCTCGCTCATTGCCTCGTGCACGGCGGTGGGCGCGGCCTCCGTGGGCGCCGATAAGGAGACCATCGAGCGTGCCCGCTTATTTGGCGAGAAAGTGGGCATCGCCTTCCAAATCAAGGACGACTTGTTTGACTACGGCACGGCCGAAATCGGCAAGCCGGTGGGCATCGACATCAAAGAAAAAAAGATGACGCTGCCGCTGATTTACGCCCTGCAGCACGCCGGGTGGCTGGAAAAGCGCCAGGTGATTTTCAACGTGAAAAACAACGAAGGCCACCGCGACCGGGTGCAGCAGGTGATTGAATTTGTGAAGAAATCGGGCGGGCTGGACTACGCCATTGCTACGATGAAAAAATACCGCGACGACGCCTTGGACATTCTGCATACCTTCCCGGCCTCGCCCAGCCGCACCTCGCTGGAGGAGCTGATTAACTATACGATAGAGCGGGAGAAGTAA
- a CDS encoding alpha/beta fold hydrolase, which yields MKARLLLLFLIFSHLLAAQPVPPYGHNPAAGHYQLVRGVKLYYETYGQGPPLLLIHGNGDNISAWAKNIPYFARRYRVIAADSRAHGKSVDAGDSLSFEMMADDFAGLLTSLRIDSAYVMGWSDGGINALALALRHPEKVKRLVATGANLWPDSTALMLSLWRQQQRGYQENKGVKFTDPKRRNDWKVFCLDVFQPHIPLAALRRVRVPAFIIAGDRDVIRPEHTVAIYQSLPRAWLWLVPDSGHATLQEHADEFNRKTDAFFRAKAVLVPAR from the coding sequence ATGAAAGCCCGCCTGCTTCTGCTCTTCTTAATCTTCAGCCACCTTCTTGCCGCCCAACCCGTCCCGCCCTACGGCCACAACCCCGCGGCCGGGCACTACCAGTTGGTGCGCGGCGTGAAGCTGTACTACGAAACCTACGGGCAGGGTCCGCCGCTGCTGTTGATTCACGGCAACGGCGACAACATCTCGGCGTGGGCGAAGAACATTCCCTACTTCGCCCGGCGCTACCGCGTCATTGCCGCGGACAGCCGGGCCCACGGTAAGTCGGTGGACGCGGGCGACTCGCTGAGCTTCGAGATGATGGCCGACGACTTTGCCGGTTTGCTCACGAGTTTGCGCATTGATTCTGCCTACGTGATGGGGTGGAGCGACGGCGGCATCAACGCGCTGGCGCTGGCGCTGCGGCACCCGGAGAAGGTGAAGCGGCTGGTGGCCACCGGCGCCAACCTCTGGCCCGATTCGACGGCGCTGATGCTCAGCCTGTGGCGCCAGCAGCAGCGCGGCTACCAGGAAAACAAGGGCGTGAAATTCACCGACCCCAAGCGCCGGAACGATTGGAAGGTGTTCTGCCTCGACGTGTTTCAGCCCCATATTCCGCTGGCGGCGCTGCGGCGCGTGCGGGTGCCGGCCTTCATCATCGCCGGCGACCGGGACGTCATTCGGCCCGAGCACACGGTGGCTATCTACCAAAGCCTGCCCCGCGCCTGGCTCTGGCTGGTGCCCGACAGCGGGCACGCTACCTTGCAGGAACACGCTGATGAATTCAATCGGAAGACGGATGCTTTTTTCCGGGCGAAAGCCGTGTTGGTCCCGGCGCGGTAG
- a CDS encoding toxin-antitoxin system YwqK family antitoxin, producing the protein MKQRMKWMGVGLGLLAGLLGARSVSAQEETEKVLVEKAGIVEEFSVLKADRTIRQGAYIRYRPLGGAAGVAVLEAGSYEHGLKEGEWRSFYEEAPWNKLQSQGSYRAGLPDGLWQYYHCYWMRQRNAAELAPNGRKTKAGYLVSVVDSAARLQAKGLNYAGTRAGVWVYYDAAGNAIQKVNEAAHQLVYWRPPTREPVSGPALGANHPLLYLGGRNQLQDAIYHHIEAFSRLQPYSVGSAKFVFSVDSTGHQTHFGLDANVLPNAFETFVLSALSNLPTTWLPQVVNGHAVAAEYRVRLSIKNHQDSGRLTVEMLGD; encoded by the coding sequence ATGAAACAGCGCATGAAATGGATGGGCGTCGGGCTTGGGCTGCTGGCAGGCCTGTTGGGGGCCCGGTCGGTTAGCGCGCAAGAAGAAACCGAGAAAGTACTGGTGGAAAAAGCCGGGATAGTCGAAGAGTTCAGCGTGTTGAAAGCCGACCGCACCATCCGGCAGGGCGCCTACATCCGGTACCGCCCGTTGGGTGGGGCGGCGGGCGTGGCCGTGCTGGAAGCCGGCAGCTACGAGCACGGTTTAAAGGAAGGGGAGTGGCGCAGCTTTTACGAAGAAGCCCCGTGGAACAAGCTGCAAAGCCAGGGGAGCTACCGCGCCGGCCTGCCCGATGGCCTGTGGCAATATTACCACTGCTACTGGATGCGGCAGCGCAACGCGGCGGAGCTGGCCCCTAACGGCCGCAAAACCAAGGCGGGCTACCTGGTTTCGGTGGTGGATAGCGCGGCCCGGCTCCAGGCCAAGGGCCTCAACTATGCCGGCACGCGAGCCGGCGTGTGGGTGTATTACGACGCGGCGGGCAACGCCATTCAAAAAGTCAACGAGGCCGCGCACCAGTTGGTGTACTGGCGCCCGCCGACGCGCGAGCCGGTGAGCGGCCCCGCCCTCGGCGCCAACCATCCGCTGCTGTACCTGGGCGGCCGCAACCAGCTGCAAGACGCCATTTACCATCACATCGAGGCCTTTTCGCGGCTGCAGCCCTACAGCGTTGGCAGTGCCAAATTCGTGTTTTCGGTAGATTCGACGGGACACCAAACCCACTTCGGTTTGGACGCCAACGTACTGCCCAATGCATTTGAAACCTTCGTGCTGAGTGCATTAAGCAACCTGCCCACCACCTGGCTGCCGCAAGTGGTGAACGGGCACGCCGTAGCCGCCGAATACCGCGTGCGGTTGAGCATCAAAAACCACCAGGACAGCGGGCGGCTAACCGTGGAGATGCTCGGCGACTGA
- a CDS encoding EcsC family protein, with protein MNPDEQQTRVELRAWQRRMQRPPSFLNNFAHRVQVRLNALLPEKVHQAITGAIKQMVRGVLFGSRHTTAKPLAGVPFAAREAEVHVRIRDYRTMATAEGAVTGAGGFLLGLADFPLLIGLKIKLLFDIAALYGYDVHDYTERLYLLHVFQLAFSSQQARNATYHRLADWDAYRLSLPLNPEEFDWRTFQQEYRDYIDLAKMAQLVPVIGAAVGAVANYKLIEQLGDTAMNCYRMRHFAAAEEAQLLTPPASR; from the coding sequence ATGAACCCTGACGAACAGCAAACCCGCGTTGAGCTGCGCGCCTGGCAGCGCCGGATGCAGCGGCCGCCCTCGTTTCTGAACAACTTTGCCCACCGCGTGCAGGTGCGCCTCAATGCCCTGCTGCCCGAAAAGGTGCATCAGGCCATCACCGGGGCCATCAAGCAAATGGTGCGCGGCGTGCTGTTCGGCTCGCGGCACACCACGGCCAAACCGCTGGCCGGCGTGCCCTTTGCCGCCCGCGAGGCCGAGGTGCACGTCCGCATCCGCGACTACCGCACCATGGCCACGGCCGAAGGCGCCGTGACCGGGGCCGGCGGCTTCCTGCTGGGCCTGGCCGATTTCCCGCTGCTCATTGGCCTGAAAATAAAGCTGCTGTTTGACATCGCGGCGCTTTACGGCTACGATGTGCACGACTACACCGAGCGGCTGTACCTGCTTCACGTCTTTCAGTTGGCCTTCAGCAGCCAGCAGGCCCGCAACGCCACCTACCACCGCCTGGCCGACTGGGACGCCTACCGCCTCAGCCTGCCCCTGAACCCCGAGGAGTTTGACTGGCGCACCTTTCAGCAGGAATACCGCGACTACATCGACCTCGCCAAAATGGCCCAGCTCGTGCCCGTCATCGGGGCGGCGGTGGGCGCCGTGGCCAACTACAAGCTCATCGAGCAGCTCGGCGACACGGCCATGAACTGCTACCGCATGCGGCATTTCGCCGCGGCCGAAGAGGCGCAACTGCTGACGCCGCCGGCCAGCCGCTAG
- a CDS encoding aconitate hydratase: MAFDLEMIRSVYAGMGSRIEAARAAVARPLTLTEKILYAHLYGGEVKQAYERGVSYVDFAPDRVAMQDATAQMALLQFMQAGKATAAVPSTVHCDHLIQAKDGATADLAEANSENKEVYDFLASVSNKYGIGFWKPGAGIIHQVVLENYAFPGGMMIGTDSHTPNAGGLGMIAIGVGGADAVDVMAGMAWELKFPKVIGVKLTGKMNGWTSAKDVILRVAGILTVKGGTGAIVEYFGDGAESLSATGKGTICNMGAEIGATTSVFAYDEKMGDYLRGTGRAEIAEAAAAVRQHLRADDEVYAQPERYFDQLIEIDLNTLEPYVNGPFTPDAAWPISQFAAAVKEHGWPEKLEVGLIGSCTNSSYEDITRAASIAKQAVDKGLTVNAEFTITPGSELVRYTVARDGLLDTFADMGGVVLANACGPCIGQWARHTDDPKRRNSIITSFNRNFAKRNDGNPNTHAFVASPEIVTAFAIAGDLTFNPLTDTLPGANGPVKLDEPMGVEMPPRGFAVEDAGFQAPAEDGSGVQVIVNPTSDRLELLEAFKPWEGTDLMGLRLLIKAQGKCTTDHISMAGPWLKYRGHLDNISNNMLIGATNAFNGEANSVRNFAVQGDGYTTVPQSARSYKSLGIGTVVIGDENYGEGSSREHAAMEPRHLGVRAVIVKSFARIHETNLKKQGMLGLTFANKADYDLIEEGDTIDILGLTTFTPGQPLQARLHHADGDTDLITLNHTYNEGQIEWFKAGSALNLIRMKESGEAQLSQK; the protein is encoded by the coding sequence ATGGCTTTCGACCTGGAAATGATTCGCTCGGTGTATGCCGGCATGGGTTCCCGCATCGAGGCGGCCCGCGCCGCCGTGGCACGCCCGCTTACGCTCACCGAGAAAATTCTCTACGCCCACCTCTACGGCGGCGAAGTAAAGCAGGCTTATGAGCGCGGCGTTTCCTACGTCGATTTCGCCCCCGACCGTGTGGCCATGCAGGACGCCACCGCCCAAATGGCCCTGTTGCAGTTCATGCAGGCCGGCAAGGCCACGGCCGCCGTGCCCTCCACCGTGCATTGTGACCACCTCATTCAGGCCAAAGACGGCGCCACCGCCGACTTGGCCGAAGCCAACTCTGAAAACAAGGAAGTGTACGACTTCCTGGCCTCGGTTTCCAACAAATACGGCATCGGCTTCTGGAAGCCCGGCGCCGGCATCATCCACCAGGTGGTGCTGGAAAACTACGCCTTCCCCGGCGGCATGATGATTGGCACCGACTCGCACACCCCCAACGCGGGCGGCCTAGGCATGATTGCCATCGGCGTAGGCGGCGCCGATGCCGTGGACGTAATGGCCGGCATGGCCTGGGAGCTGAAGTTTCCGAAAGTCATCGGCGTGAAGCTGACCGGCAAGATGAACGGCTGGACTTCGGCCAAAGACGTGATTCTGCGCGTGGCCGGCATCCTGACGGTGAAGGGCGGCACCGGCGCCATCGTGGAGTATTTCGGCGACGGTGCCGAGAGCCTCTCGGCCACCGGCAAAGGCACCATCTGCAACATGGGCGCTGAAATTGGCGCCACCACGTCGGTGTTTGCCTACGACGAGAAAATGGGCGACTACCTGCGCGGCACCGGCCGCGCCGAGATTGCCGAAGCCGCCGCCGCCGTGCGCCAGCACCTGCGCGCCGACGACGAGGTGTACGCTCAGCCGGAGCGCTATTTCGACCAGCTCATCGAAATCGACCTGAACACGCTGGAGCCCTACGTGAACGGCCCGTTCACGCCGGACGCCGCCTGGCCCATCTCGCAGTTTGCCGCCGCCGTGAAAGAGCACGGCTGGCCCGAGAAGCTGGAAGTAGGCCTGATTGGCTCGTGCACCAACTCCTCGTATGAGGACATCACCCGCGCCGCCAGCATTGCCAAGCAGGCCGTGGATAAGGGCCTGACCGTGAACGCCGAATTCACCATCACGCCCGGCTCGGAGCTGGTGCGCTACACGGTGGCCCGCGACGGCCTCCTCGACACCTTCGCCGACATGGGCGGCGTGGTGCTGGCCAACGCCTGCGGCCCGTGCATCGGCCAGTGGGCCCGCCACACCGACGACCCCAAGCGCCGCAACTCCATCATCACGAGCTTCAACCGCAACTTTGCCAAGCGCAACGACGGCAACCCCAACACCCACGCCTTCGTGGCCTCGCCCGAAATCGTGACGGCCTTCGCCATTGCCGGCGACCTGACCTTCAACCCCCTCACCGACACCCTGCCCGGCGCCAACGGCCCCGTGAAGCTCGACGAGCCGATGGGCGTGGAGATGCCCCCCCGCGGCTTTGCCGTGGAAGACGCCGGCTTCCAGGCGCCCGCCGAGGATGGCAGCGGCGTGCAGGTTATCGTGAACCCGACCTCGGACCGCCTCGAACTGCTCGAAGCCTTCAAGCCGTGGGAAGGCACGGATTTGATGGGCCTGCGCCTGCTCATCAAGGCTCAGGGCAAGTGCACCACCGACCACATTTCGATGGCCGGCCCGTGGTTGAAATACCGCGGCCACTTGGACAACATCTCGAACAACATGCTCATCGGGGCCACCAACGCCTTCAACGGCGAGGCCAACTCGGTGCGCAACTTCGCGGTGCAGGGCGACGGCTACACCACCGTGCCGCAGTCGGCCCGCTCGTACAAGAGCCTGGGCATCGGCACCGTGGTCATTGGCGACGAGAACTACGGCGAAGGCTCCTCGCGTGAGCACGCCGCCATGGAGCCCCGCCACCTCGGCGTGCGCGCCGTGATTGTGAAGAGCTTCGCCCGCATCCACGAAACCAACCTGAAGAAGCAGGGCATGCTCGGCCTCACCTTCGCCAACAAGGCCGACTACGACCTGATTGAGGAAGGCGACACCATCGATATCCTCGGCCTGACCACCTTCACGCCCGGCCAGCCCCTGCAGGCCCGCCTGCACCACGCCGACGGCGACACCGACCTCATCACCCTCAACCACACCTACAACGAGGGCCAGATTGAGTGGTTCAAAGCCGGCTCGGCCCTGAACCTGATTCGCATGAAGGAAAGCGGCGAAGCCCAGCTTTCGCAGAAGTAA